The genomic stretch AGCATGGGCTACCAGCAGGCCCCTGTTGTGATCACCGACGCCGACCACTGGTCGGGCTTCCGCCCGGACAAGATCGCAGAACTGGCCGCCGCAGTCGAGGCCGCCGTCGTAGCGTAGCGGACCGCGGGCCCGCCCGCAGGATCCACCTAAAACTTAACGTGCGCAATGCACACCCAGTGGGGCTGGCCGGAAATTCGGCCGGCCCCACACAGGCAACAAGAACCGTTGGAAAGCGAAAGCCATGTCAGCAGTTGCAGCAGAACAAGCTGTAGGTGCACCAGCAAGCAGATACACCTCCAGCCGGCTGATCTATTTTTCCTCAGCCTCCGACAACACCCACCGTTTCATGGTGAAGCTCGGGGTTGAGGCGGCACGGCTGCCACTCTTTACCAGGGAAGAAACCCTGCTGGCGCAGGAACCCTTTGTGCTCGTACTCCCCACTTATGGCGGGGAGACCCGGCGAGGGGCCGTGCCAAAGCAAGTCATCAAGTTCCTCAACGTTGAGGAGAACCGCAAACTGATCCGCGGCGTCATCGGCGCCGGGAACACGAACTTCGGAACAACCTATTGCCTGGCCGGGGACATCGTCTCCGAAAAGTGCCACGTACCGCATCTATACCGTTTTGAACTCATGGGCACGTCTGATGACGTGGACCGCGTTCGCGAAGGATTGGAAGAATTTTGGACACGATTGTCTCAGAACACGACTCAACAGTGAAGAACTCAAAGGACATGCCCGCAGCATGGGAAGGGCTCGGCTACCACGAGCTCAACGCCATGCTCAACCTGTACAACTCCAAGGGTGAGATCCAGTTCGACGCGGACAAGGCCGCCGCACGCCAGTACTTCCTGCAGCACGTCAACAACAACACCGTGTTCTTCCATGACCTGGAAGAGAAGCTGGAATACCTGGTGAAGAACGAGTACTACGAGCGCGAGACGCTTGACCAGTACACGATGAACTTCATCCGCGACCTCTACAACCACGCGTACAAGAAGAAGTTCCGCTTCGAGACCTTCCTGGGCGCGTTCAAGTTCTACACGTCCTACACGCTGAAGACCTTCGACGGCAACCGCTTCCTGGAGCGCTATGAGGACCGCGTGTGCATGGTCGCCCTGCACCTGGCCCGCGGCAACGAGGAACTGGCACTGAAGATCGTCGATGAAATCATCGACGGCCGCTTCCAGCCCGCCACCCCCACCTTCCTGAACGCCGGCAAGGCACAGCGCGGCGAGCTCGTCTCCTGCTTCCTGCTGCGCATCGAAGACAATATGGAGTCCATCGGCCGCTCCATCAACTCCGCACTGCAGCTCTCCAAGCGCGGCGGCGGCGTCGCCTTTGCACTGACCAACATCCGCGAGGTGGGCGCACCCATCAAGCAGATTGAGAACCAGTCCTCCGGCGTCATCCCCGTGATGAAGCTCCTCGAAGACAGCTTCTCCTACGCCAACCAGCTCGGTGCCCGCCAGGGTGCCGGCGCCGTGTACCTGCACGCCCACCACCCGGACATCAACCGCTTCCTCGACACCAAGCGCGAGAACGCCGATGAAAAGGTGCGCATCAAGACCCTGTCCCTGGGCGTTGTCATCCCCGACATCACCTTTGAGCTGGCCAAGCGCGACGAGGACATGTACCTGTTCTCCCCGTACGACGTCGAAAAGGTCTACGGCATGCCGTTCTCCGACATCTCGGTCACCGAGAAGTACTACGAAATGGTGGACGACGCCCGCATCAAGAAGACCAAGATCAAGGCACGCGAGTTCTTCCAGACCCTCGCCGAGATCCAGTTCGAGTCCGGCTACCCGTACATCATGTTTGAAGACACGGTGAACCGCGAGAACCCCATCGAGGGCAAGATCATCATGAGCAACCTGTGCTCTGAGATCCTGCAGGTTTCGGCACCCACCACGTACAACGACGACCTCTCCTACGCAGAGGTTGGCAAGGACATCTCCTGCAACCTCGGCT from Arthrobacter stackebrandtii encodes the following:
- the nrdI gene encoding class Ib ribonucleoside-diphosphate reductase assembly flavoprotein NrdI, with the translated sequence MSAVAAEQAVGAPASRYTSSRLIYFSSASDNTHRFMVKLGVEAARLPLFTREETLLAQEPFVLVLPTYGGETRRGAVPKQVIKFLNVEENRKLIRGVIGAGNTNFGTTYCLAGDIVSEKCHVPHLYRFELMGTSDDVDRVREGLEEFWTRLSQNTTQQ
- the nrdE gene encoding class 1b ribonucleoside-diphosphate reductase subunit alpha, with product MPAAWEGLGYHELNAMLNLYNSKGEIQFDADKAAARQYFLQHVNNNTVFFHDLEEKLEYLVKNEYYERETLDQYTMNFIRDLYNHAYKKKFRFETFLGAFKFYTSYTLKTFDGNRFLERYEDRVCMVALHLARGNEELALKIVDEIIDGRFQPATPTFLNAGKAQRGELVSCFLLRIEDNMESIGRSINSALQLSKRGGGVAFALTNIREVGAPIKQIENQSSGVIPVMKLLEDSFSYANQLGARQGAGAVYLHAHHPDINRFLDTKRENADEKVRIKTLSLGVVIPDITFELAKRDEDMYLFSPYDVEKVYGMPFSDISVTEKYYEMVDDARIKKTKIKAREFFQTLAEIQFESGYPYIMFEDTVNRENPIEGKIIMSNLCSEILQVSAPTTYNDDLSYAEVGKDISCNLGSLNIAKAMDSPDLGSTIETAIRTLSAVSDMSNITSVPSIARGNDQSHAIGLGQMNLHGYLARERVHYGSEEGLDFTNIYFYTVVYHCIRASNLLAIETASTFAGFENSKYASGEFFDKYTDQEWLPQTAKVIDMFEGVHIPTQDDWRELKASVMEHGIYNQNLQAVPPTGSISYINNSTSSIHPIASMIEIRKEGKLGRVYYPAPYLTNDNIEYYKDAYEIGFEKIIDTYAAATQHVDQGLSLTLFFKDTATTRDINKAQIYAWRKGIKTIYYIRLRQLALEGTEVEGCVSCAL